The region GGTACAGGCTACTCTTCGCTGAGCTACCTGAAGCGTTTTGCAGTCACACAACTCAAGATTGACCAATCTTTTGTGCGTGACATTTGTGACGATGCCGATGACTTGACCATTGTTCGGGCCATCATCAGCATGGCGCGTAGTCTGGGACTTGAAACCATCGCTGAAGGCGTCGAAACCCAAGATCAGCTGACATTGTTGCGCGCCGAGGGTTGCCACGAGGTACAAGGCTATTTCATCAGCCGTCCCCTGCCGGTGGCTGCGGCAACGGCTTTTTTGCAACAACAAAAAAACCTGAAGGATTGAGCCCCTGATCTGCTACAACCCAGCTTCTTATCAAGAATACGGGACACTCCATGAATTACCAGGCTGACATCACTCGTTACAACACCATGCACTACCGCCGCTGCGGTACAAGCGGGCTGAAACTGCCCGCCATCAGCCTGGGCTTATGGCACAACTTTGGTGATGCCACACCTTTGTCAACCCAACGGGACATGTTGCGCACTGCATTCGATGCGGGCATCACTCACTTTGACTTGGCCAACAACTACGGCCCACCCTATGGCAGTGCCGAAGCCAACTTTGGCACCCACCTTAAACGTGACTTCAAACCCTATCGCGACGAACTGATCATCTCCAGCAAAGCTGGCTATGACATGTGGCCAGGCCCTTATGGTCAAGGCGGTGGCTCGCGCAAATACGTGTTGGCGAGCTTGGACCAAAGCCTGCAACGCATGGGCCTGGATTATGTGGATATTTTCTACAGCCACCGATTTGATCCTGATACGCCGCTGGAAGAAACCTGTGGTGCCTTGGCCAGTGCAGTGCAGCAGGGTAAAGCCTTGTATGTGGGCATCAGCAGTTATTCGGCGGGTAAAACGCGTGAGGTTGCTGCCATATTACAAAGCATGGGGGTACGGACTTTGATTCACCAGCCATCCTATAGCTTGCTGAACCGCTGGATTGAAGAAGACCTACTCACTGTGCTGAACGACACGGGCATGGGCTGCATTGCCTTCAGCGCATTGGCACAGGGGCTGTTGACAGACAAGTATTTGAAAGGGGTGCCAGAAAATGCGCGCATTAACCGTCCTGGTGGTAGCTCGTTCAAGCCTGATTTTTTAAATGACACCAACCTGAAGCATGTGCGCGCCCTGAATGGCATGGCACAAGCGCGGGGTCAAAGTCTGGCGCAAATGGCCACCGCCTGGGTACTTCGTGATGCCCGCGTGACCAGCGCCCTGATTGGTGCCAGTTCAGCTACACAAATAACTGAACTGGTGGGCGCACTGCGGAATCTGGACTTCAGCGCTACCGAGCTTGCAGCCATTGACGAGCATGCAGTCGAAGGTAGCATCAATCTGTGGAAGCGTCCAAGCACGGATCAGCGGCTTTGATCGCTGTCGATGAAGTGGTCTGCTGCTTGATTGGAATGTAGGTGAATCACATCATCAGGATATGTGTTTGGCCATGCACGTGATGTTGGTTTTTACCCGCTTTCTTGGCTCGGTACATTGCATGGTCGGCCTGATTGAGTAAATCTTCAGATGTCATATCTTGCACCTGGGGGTAAAACGTCACCCCCAGACTGGCCGAAACTTGCAACGTCAAGTCACCGAAAGACACCGGCTCACTGGCCGCATTAAGCAGACGTTGCAGTAGCGGGTTGCTTTCTTGTTCGTGCTCCAGATCTACCAGGATGGCAGCAAATTCATCGCCACCAATACGCGCCAATGTGTCGCCATTACGCAAGACCTGCTTCATACGCTGAGCCAAGCTGACCAATAGATGGTCACCAGCCGCGTGGCCATAGGTGTCATTGATGGCTTTGAAACCATCCAGATCAATGTACACCAGAGCCAGGCGCAGGCCCCGTCGAACTGTTTGTGTCATGGCTTGTCGCAAACGGTCTGCCTTGAGCCGACGGTTGGGCAAACCTGTCAATGTATCAAAGTGCGCGAGCTGATCAAGCCTGGCTTCCTGTGCTTTCCTGCTGGTGATGTCCGAGCACAGCGCAACAAAATGAGTGATTTTGCCTTGGTCATCAAACACTGCACTGATGTGCTGGAGTTGCACATACACTTCGCCATTTTTGCGGCGGTTCCAAAGCTCACCTGACCATTGCCCCTGTTGCATCAGACTTTGCCAGAAATTGGCATAAAACATCTTGTCGTGGTGTCCTGAACCAAGTAATCGTGGATTGCGTCCAAGCAACTCATCACGCGGATAGCCTGTGATGCGGATGAACGCTTGATTGGCTTCCACAATGATGCCTTCGACCGTTGTAATCAAAATACCTTCAAGGGCATGTCCAAACACACTGGCCGCAACTTTGAGCCTTTGCTCATTGAATTTGCGTTTGGTGATGTCCCGGATAGACACATGCACCGACTCTTGCCCGTCAAATACGATGGTGGTGCCTTGTACCTCGACTTCCAGCGCCGTACCATCCAGCCGCAGAAAGCGCGACTCCACCAAAGGCATGGTGGTGCGGTGACTGATGATGTTACGCAATCGCTTGAGTTGCTGGGCCATATGATCAGGATGAATCCGATCCGTGGTGCAGGTGCCCAGTAAATCCTGTGCAGTTTGGGCACCAAACAGTTTGATCGCCGCCGGATTGACGTACACGATGCGTGTATTTTGGTGCACCAAGATCGCTTCTGAGGTGTGTTCAGCCAGCGCCCGAAATCGGGCCTCACTCTCTTGCAGTTGCTGAGCGGCACGCCGTTGCACTACTGCCAAGCTGGCTAGTTTGGCCAGTTGTGCCAAGGTAACCAGATCAAGCTCATGTGGGTTTTGTGGAGTACGGTGGTACACCGACAGCACCCCCACCACTTGTTGACCAGCAGCCAGCATCGGCTGCGACCAACAGGCACCCAGCCCAGCGCGTGTTGCCAATTCACGGTAATTGGTCCAATATGGATGAAGACTGATGTCGCTCACAATCACCCGCTCGGCGGAGAATGCCGCCGTGGCGCAACCGCCATTGCCATTGGCTACCTGAAGGCCATCCAGAGCTGAAACAAAAAAAGCAGGCAAATTGGCGCTGGCTCCTAGCCTAAGGCAGGCGGGTGCACCATCCACAGGATGGTCAAGCAGCAACACAGCACAGCTCAAACCAACTTGCAAGCCTGCAATACCTTCGGTGAGAGCTCTTAGAACGTCCGATAGAGAGGCATCACAAACCAAAAGTTCAAGCACTTCACTGCGCAATTTTTCTTGAAGCGCGGTGGGCCAGCGGTGAGTGGGTGAAAAGAGCTTTGTCATGCCGGCAAGGAAACTCGAAAACTAATCAAAACACAGCGAATCAACCTACGCGAACGCGCGGCCATGAACGGCTACAGCAAATCTTTATGCGTTGTTGGGTCATAACAAGTGTGAAGGAAGATGGGTGTCGTGATGAAATAGATGCCCTCACCTGCATCTTTGCAACTCATTTTGGAATTGCGACTCAGGTTTGTCTATCCCCCATTTGGGGGATATTTCGAGTTTTGGAGCTTGAAAATGCTTGAATTGGCTGTTATTGAACGCGCTGCTCAGCGCTTGCACGATCATGTGCTGCGTACACCTTGCGTGGCATCACGCACCTTGTCGGATATTACCGGGGCACAGGTGTTTTTAAAGTTTGAAAACTTGCAGTTCACGGCCTCATTCAAAGAGCGCGGGGCCTGCAACAAGCTATCCCAACTTAGCGAACAGGAGCGCGCGCGCGGCGTGATTGCCATGAGCGCAGGCAACCATGCGCAAGGGGTGGCCTACCACGCGCAGCGACTAGGCATTCGCGCGGTGATTGTTATGCCGTGTTTCACGCCTGGAGTCAAAATTGAACGCACGCGCGGTTTTGACGCTGAAATTGTGTTGCACGGAAACACACTCGATGAAGCACGCAGTCACGCCTTGGTGCTGGCCGAACAACAAAAGCTGGTTTTTGTTCATCCCTATGACGACCCCGACATCGTGGCCGGTCAAGGTACCGTCGCGCTTGAAATGCTGACTGACGTGCCTGATCTGGACACGCTGATTGTGGCCATTGGCGGCGGGGGGCTGATTGCCGGCATGGCTGTTGCCGCCAGGGCTATCAAGCCAGGCATCGAAATCATCGGCGTGCAAACAACACGTTTCCCTGCCATGGTCAATGCTATCAAAGGCACACATTACCCGCAAGGCAACAGCAGCATTGCCGAAGGTATTGCAGTGGGCACACCAGGCCAGTTGCCGCAAGCCATCATCAAGGCACTGGTCAACGATTTACTGCTGGTGGACGAAGGCGACATTGAACAAGCCATCGTGATGCTGCTTGAAGTAGAAAAAACACTGGTTGAAGGTGCGGGGGCAGCCGGATTAGCCGCACTGCTGAAATTTACTGATCGGTTTAAAGGTAAAAAAGTGGGGCTGGTACTGTCCGGCGGAAATATCGATCCGCTGCTACTGGCTGCCATCATTGAGCGCGGCATGGTGCGCGCTGGCCGCTTGGCGCGTCTGAAGGTAAGTGCCCGGGACGTGCCTGGCACGCTGGCCCTGATTACCGCCACCGTGGCATCGGCTGGTGCCAACATCAATGAAGTACACCACCAGCGGGCTTTCACCACACTGGCTGCGCAAAACGTTGAAATTGAGTTGGTCATCCAGACACGTGGCCCCCACCATATCACCGATGTGCTGGCTGCATTGGCACAAGCCGGGTTGCAAGCACAGTTGGTGCTTTGATGCTACGCAGCGCCGATGGATCTGGCCTGATTAAGTTGGACGTGCTTTTGAAGTTGGTCACTGAGAGAAACTAAAAAAACAAAAGTCAAACTTCACAGGGCCACATCAATAATCAGGCATCAATTTGTATCAACTATTGA is a window of Rhodoferax lithotrophicus DNA encoding:
- a CDS encoding sensor domain-containing diguanylate cyclase, coding for MTKLFSPTHRWPTALQEKLRSEVLELLVCDASLSDVLRALTEGIAGLQVGLSCAVLLLDHPVDGAPACLRLGASANLPAFFVSALDGLQVANGNGGCATAAFSAERVIVSDISLHPYWTNYRELATRAGLGACWSQPMLAAGQQVVGVLSVYHRTPQNPHELDLVTLAQLAKLASLAVVQRRAAQQLQESEARFRALAEHTSEAILVHQNTRIVYVNPAAIKLFGAQTAQDLLGTCTTDRIHPDHMAQQLKRLRNIISHRTTMPLVESRFLRLDGTALEVEVQGTTIVFDGQESVHVSIRDITKRKFNEQRLKVAASVFGHALEGILITTVEGIIVEANQAFIRITGYPRDELLGRNPRLLGSGHHDKMFYANFWQSLMQQGQWSGELWNRRKNGEVYVQLQHISAVFDDQGKITHFVALCSDITSRKAQEARLDQLAHFDTLTGLPNRRLKADRLRQAMTQTVRRGLRLALVYIDLDGFKAINDTYGHAAGDHLLVSLAQRMKQVLRNGDTLARIGGDEFAAILVDLEHEQESNPLLQRLLNAASEPVSFGDLTLQVSASLGVTFYPQVQDMTSEDLLNQADHAMYRAKKAGKNQHHVHGQTHILMM
- the mgrA gene encoding L-glyceraldehyde 3-phosphate reductase, producing MNYQADITRYNTMHYRRCGTSGLKLPAISLGLWHNFGDATPLSTQRDMLRTAFDAGITHFDLANNYGPPYGSAEANFGTHLKRDFKPYRDELIISSKAGYDMWPGPYGQGGGSRKYVLASLDQSLQRMGLDYVDIFYSHRFDPDTPLEETCGALASAVQQGKALYVGISSYSAGKTREVAAILQSMGVRTLIHQPSYSLLNRWIEEDLLTVLNDTGMGCIAFSALAQGLLTDKYLKGVPENARINRPGGSSFKPDFLNDTNLKHVRALNGMAQARGQSLAQMATAWVLRDARVTSALIGASSATQITELVGALRNLDFSATELAAIDEHAVEGSINLWKRPSTDQRL
- a CDS encoding threonine ammonia-lyase — translated: MLELAVIERAAQRLHDHVLRTPCVASRTLSDITGAQVFLKFENLQFTASFKERGACNKLSQLSEQERARGVIAMSAGNHAQGVAYHAQRLGIRAVIVMPCFTPGVKIERTRGFDAEIVLHGNTLDEARSHALVLAEQQKLVFVHPYDDPDIVAGQGTVALEMLTDVPDLDTLIVAIGGGGLIAGMAVAARAIKPGIEIIGVQTTRFPAMVNAIKGTHYPQGNSSIAEGIAVGTPGQLPQAIIKALVNDLLLVDEGDIEQAIVMLLEVEKTLVEGAGAAGLAALLKFTDRFKGKKVGLVLSGGNIDPLLLAAIIERGMVRAGRLARLKVSARDVPGTLALITATVASAGANINEVHHQRAFTTLAAQNVEIELVIQTRGPHHITDVLAALAQAGLQAQLVL